A window from Phalacrocorax aristotelis chromosome 5, bGulAri2.1, whole genome shotgun sequence encodes these proteins:
- the TP53I11 gene encoding tumor protein p53-inducible protein 11 isoform X1 — protein sequence MAAKQPPPLMKKHSQTDLVSRLKTRKILGVGGEDDDGEVHRSKISQVLGNEIKFAVREPLGLRVWQLLSAVMFSGVAIMALAFPDQLYDAVFDEESVSSKTPIRLYGGALLSISLIMWNALYTAEKVIIRWTLLMEACYFAVQFLVTTVSLVESSRIATGAMLLLVSRALFILISIYYYYQVGRRPKKV from the exons atggcagcaaagcagccccCGCCGCTGATGAAGAAGCACAGCCAGACTGACCTGGTGAGCAGGCTGAAGACACGCAAGATTCTGGGGGTTGGCGGGGAGGACGATGACGGCGAGGTCCATCGCTCAAAG ATTAGCCAAGTACTGGGAAATGAAATCAAGTTTGCTGTCCGGGAACCACTGGGGCTCAG GGTCTGGCAACTGCTTTCTGCCGTCATGTTTTCCGGTGTCGCTATCATG GCCCTTGCTTTCCCTGACCAGCTCTACGATGCTGTCTTTGATGAGGAATCGGTGAGCAGCAAGACTCCCATCCGGCTCTATGGAGGAGCCCTCCTCA GTATCTCACTCATCATGTGGAACGCCCTCTACACTGCTGAAAAAGTAATTATCCGCTGGACCCTACTGATGGAGGCATGCTACTTCGCTGTGCAGTTCCTGG ttACCACTGTCTCCCTGGTTGAGAGTAGCCGGATAGCCACAGGTGCCATGCTCCTCCTGGTCAGCCGAGCCCTCTTCATCCTCATcagcatttattattattaccaagTTGGACGCCGTCCCAAGAAGGTCTAA
- the TP53I11 gene encoding tumor protein p53-inducible protein 11 isoform X2, with translation MAAKQPPPLMKKHSQTDLISQVLGNEIKFAVREPLGLRVWQLLSAVMFSGVAIMALAFPDQLYDAVFDEESVSSKTPIRLYGGALLSISLIMWNALYTAEKVIIRWTLLMEACYFAVQFLVTTVSLVESSRIATGAMLLLVSRALFILISIYYYYQVGRRPKKV, from the exons atggcagcaaagcagccccCGCCGCTGATGAAGAAGCACAGCCAGACTGACCTG ATTAGCCAAGTACTGGGAAATGAAATCAAGTTTGCTGTCCGGGAACCACTGGGGCTCAG GGTCTGGCAACTGCTTTCTGCCGTCATGTTTTCCGGTGTCGCTATCATG GCCCTTGCTTTCCCTGACCAGCTCTACGATGCTGTCTTTGATGAGGAATCGGTGAGCAGCAAGACTCCCATCCGGCTCTATGGAGGAGCCCTCCTCA GTATCTCACTCATCATGTGGAACGCCCTCTACACTGCTGAAAAAGTAATTATCCGCTGGACCCTACTGATGGAGGCATGCTACTTCGCTGTGCAGTTCCTGG ttACCACTGTCTCCCTGGTTGAGAGTAGCCGGATAGCCACAGGTGCCATGCTCCTCCTGGTCAGCCGAGCCCTCTTCATCCTCATcagcatttattattattaccaagTTGGACGCCGTCCCAAGAAGGTCTAA
- the TP53I11 gene encoding tumor protein p53-inducible protein 11 isoform X3: MISQVLGNEIKFAVREPLGLRVWQLLSAVMFSGVAIMALAFPDQLYDAVFDEESVSSKTPIRLYGGALLSISLIMWNALYTAEKVIIRWTLLMEACYFAVQFLVTTVSLVESSRIATGAMLLLVSRALFILISIYYYYQVGRRPKKV; the protein is encoded by the exons ATTAGCCAAGTACTGGGAAATGAAATCAAGTTTGCTGTCCGGGAACCACTGGGGCTCAG GGTCTGGCAACTGCTTTCTGCCGTCATGTTTTCCGGTGTCGCTATCATG GCCCTTGCTTTCCCTGACCAGCTCTACGATGCTGTCTTTGATGAGGAATCGGTGAGCAGCAAGACTCCCATCCGGCTCTATGGAGGAGCCCTCCTCA GTATCTCACTCATCATGTGGAACGCCCTCTACACTGCTGAAAAAGTAATTATCCGCTGGACCCTACTGATGGAGGCATGCTACTTCGCTGTGCAGTTCCTGG ttACCACTGTCTCCCTGGTTGAGAGTAGCCGGATAGCCACAGGTGCCATGCTCCTCCTGGTCAGCCGAGCCCTCTTCATCCTCATcagcatttattattattaccaagTTGGACGCCGTCCCAAGAAGGTCTAA